A stretch of DNA from Thermococcus sp. Bubb.Bath:
TGAGGCGGCTAGGCAGATGCAGCTTGAGGAGGGCAGGGAGAACGTCGCCTTCGTCCACGTCACCTACGTGCCCAAACTCAGGGTCGTCGGTGAACAGAAGACCAAACCAACCCAGCACAGCGTTAAGGAGCTTAGGAGTCTTGGAATTCAGCCCGATGCTATAGTTGCCCGGTCGGAAGATCCACTTGAGGATTCCGCGAGGAGAAAGATAAGCCTCTTCACAAACGTTCCTGACGAGGCCGTTGTAAGCGCCTACGATGTTGAGGACACCTATGAAGTTCCGCTGATGCTGGAGAAGGAAGGTCTCCCGCGCTACCTCTCCAGAAGGCTCGGCCTTCCCGAAAAAGAGCCTGAACTCAAAGCTTGGAGTGGAATTGTGGAGAAATACAAGAACCTCAAGGACACCGTTGAGATTGCAATAGTGGGTAAATACGTCAAGCTGGCTGATTCCTACCTGAGCATAAAGGAAGCCCTTAAGCATTCCAGCGTCGCCAACGGCGTGAAGGTCAAGATACGCTGGATAGAGGCAGAGGACCTTGAAAGAACCGGTACCAAGCTCCTTAAAGGGGTCGACGGAATAATCGTTCCGGGGGGTTTCGGGGCTAGGGGTACAGAGGGCAAGATGATGGCGATAAGGTACGCGAGGGAGAACAACATTCCCTTCCTCGGCATCTGCTTCGGCTTCCAGCTCACAGTTGTGGAATTCGCGAGGAACGTCCTCGGTCTTGAGGGAGCACACTCCACCGAAATCGATCCACAGACTCCGTATCCAGTCGTTGACCTGATGCCCGAGCAGAGAGATTTGGACAGGCTCGGCGGAACCATGAGACTCGGGGCTTACCCCGTCCACATCAAGCCTGACACCCTTGCCAGAAGTCTCTACGGTAAGGAGATAGTCTACGAGAGGCACCGCCACCGCTGGGAGGTTAACCCGGACTACATTGAGAGATTTGAAAAAGCCGGCTTGGTGTTCAGCGGAATAGCCGGAGACGATGAGAGGAGGATGGAGATTCTTGAGCTTCCGGAGCAGGGCTACTTTATAGCGACCCAGTTCCACCCGGAGTTCAAGTCAAGGCCGATGAACCCTGCGCCCGTCTTCAGGGGACTGGTAAAGGCCGCAAAAGAGAAGAAGTACGGGGAGTGAGCCTTTTCTTTTTAAACTCCTTCATCCCCACGTCACGTTTCTGTTGAAGAGGAAGCGGACAATGAAAGACGCAGCGATGCCGATCAGGTTGGCAATGAGGTAATGGACGCCTATATAAACCAGCGGGGCGTAGATGGCCATCTGGACGGCGGCTCCAGTTAAGGCAGCAGCGTGGAAGCTCAGAAGCCTTCTCCACAAGGGACGCTTCCTGAGGTCTCGGAAGGTCCAAAGGTCGTTCCAAGTGAAGTTGTTGAGAATTGAGAGCTCAATGGCCGGTATGTTGGCCCAGACTTTGCTCCACCCAAGGAACCTGACGAAGAACCACAGGAACCCTTCGTTTACGAATATACCAGAAGTTCCAACGATACTGAACTTTATCAGCCTGTCGAGTTCGCCCTCCCACTTCATGAGCCTGTAGACGTGCTTGAGGTAGTTTATCATTGTCTTTCCGCTCAGCTTGCTCTCCCCCGCTTTCCTCAAGCCGAAAGTGAACGGAACCTCGACGACCTTCTTGTAGGTTCCCTTGATCAGAATCTCCATGAGTATCTTAAAGCCTATCGGGTTCAGCTCCGCGTTTTCGACGACCTCTCTTTTAAGGGCAAAGAACCCGCTTACCGGGTCCCTGACGTTTCTTATCTTAGGAAGTGCAACGCGCCCTATCATTATGGCGCCCTTTGAAATGAGCTTCCTGTACCAGTACCAGTTCCTAACCCCTCCTCCAGGCACGTACCTGCTGGCTATTACTATATCGGCCCCTTCTTCTATCGCCCTGACGAGTTTGGGTATCTTCTCCGGTGGGTGCTGCAAATCCGCGTCCATCACGACGAAAACGTCCCCAGAGGCCTCTTTGAAGCCCCGAATTACAGCGGAGGAGAGGCCCTTCTCGTTAACCCTCCGTATGACTTTGACCGGATAGCCCCTGGTTTTCCCCAGTTCTTCAGCGTATTCCCACGTTCTATCAGGAGAGTTATCGTCCACAACAACGATCTCAAAATCGTATCCCGCTTCACTCAGCGCGCGGGATATCCTCTCAAAGAGTTCGTCGAGGTTGTCCCGCTCATTGTAAGTTGGGATTATGATTGAAACCTTTGGCTTTTCTGATTTTTCTTGGCTCATTTCCCACCCTCCGCAACATACCTCTAACCCCCGCAAACTTTATAAGCTTTGCAGAGCCTTAAAAGCCGGGCATGGGGCCGTGGGGTAGCTTGGTCCATCCTGCGGGCTTTGGGAGCCCGTGACCCGGGTTCGAATCCCGGCGGCCCCACCATTCAGCCCTTTCTGACGAAAGCGCTGGCGGAAAATTATGTGCCTTTTATAAGGTTTGGATCCTGAAAGGGTTTTTACTCGCTTGCTTCTTTGGTGAGTGTTTTCACTGCCCAAAGCGCCCTTCGGGCACCGATAATAAAGTTAAAACCAATTGAAGGGGTTGATTTAAGGTCAAACCCCTTGAAACTTACCCCTTGAATAGGGCACGACTGGCTTTTTGCTCTTCGCGGAGAAGGGAACTCTTTTGCTCAAGCTTTTTCCAAAAGTTTGTTCGCCTGCGTGACGTTGAAGCTTCGCTTCAACGCACGGGACGATAGTCCCATTGAGTTTGATCAAGGTTCGTGGTTCCCTTCTAAAATTGCCCTTCTAAGGGATTTTTCACAATACACCAACCAAAAATGAGCGAATTCTCCAAACATGCCAACCAAAAAGGAGTTTTTCTCTCACTTTGACGCCCTACGGGCGTCTATTACAAAGCAAACTCATAGAGAACAAGCCCACTAAAACTGGAATTCAAAATGAGAGAAGAAGCTTCTAAAGAAAATCTCCTGAAAACTGCACTTTTGACAAGAACCATAACCTTTG
This window harbors:
- the pyrG gene encoding glutamine hydrolyzing CTP synthase, translating into MAKFIFVTGGVVSGLGKGITSASLGMLMKARGFRTTNIKIDPYLNYDAGTMNPYQHGEVFVLDDGGEVDLDLGNYERFLDTSLSFDHNITTGKAYSVVIEKERKGEYLGATVQVIPHVTNEIKERIRRLARDYDVVVVEIGGTVGDIESMPFLEAARQMQLEEGRENVAFVHVTYVPKLRVVGEQKTKPTQHSVKELRSLGIQPDAIVARSEDPLEDSARRKISLFTNVPDEAVVSAYDVEDTYEVPLMLEKEGLPRYLSRRLGLPEKEPELKAWSGIVEKYKNLKDTVEIAIVGKYVKLADSYLSIKEALKHSSVANGVKVKIRWIEAEDLERTGTKLLKGVDGIIVPGGFGARGTEGKMMAIRYARENNIPFLGICFGFQLTVVEFARNVLGLEGAHSTEIDPQTPYPVVDLMPEQRDLDRLGGTMRLGAYPVHIKPDTLARSLYGKEIVYERHRHRWEVNPDYIERFEKAGLVFSGIAGDDERRMEILELPEQGYFIATQFHPEFKSRPMNPAPVFRGLVKAAKEKKYGE
- a CDS encoding glycosyltransferase family 2 protein, with product MSQEKSEKPKVSIIIPTYNERDNLDELFERISRALSEAGYDFEIVVVDDNSPDRTWEYAEELGKTRGYPVKVIRRVNEKGLSSAVIRGFKEASGDVFVVMDADLQHPPEKIPKLVRAIEEGADIVIASRYVPGGGVRNWYWYRKLISKGAIMIGRVALPKIRNVRDPVSGFFALKREVVENAELNPIGFKILMEILIKGTYKKVVEVPFTFGLRKAGESKLSGKTMINYLKHVYRLMKWEGELDRLIKFSIVGTSGIFVNEGFLWFFVRFLGWSKVWANIPAIELSILNNFTWNDLWTFRDLRKRPLWRRLLSFHAAALTGAAVQMAIYAPLVYIGVHYLIANLIGIAASFIVRFLFNRNVTWG